The following coding sequences lie in one Xyrauchen texanus isolate HMW12.3.18 chromosome 25, RBS_HiC_50CHRs, whole genome shotgun sequence genomic window:
- the LOC127618921 gene encoding gastrula zinc finger protein XlCGF71.1-like, with product MKSSLNVHMRIHTGERPYTCHQFSLKKHVRHHCSREKPFEYDNCCKAFVEDSDLRKHLKTHTNEKPYKCSFCGKCFAHLSYLKEHQKIHTFSAVHMCIECGKTFTRVADLKPHQRIHSGEKPYKCSHCKKSFAQSQNLKMHEIIHTEEKPYKCSHCEKRFNRSQNLKRHERILDYSDLS from the exons ATGAAAAGCAGCCTTAATGTACACATGaggattcacactggagagagaccttacacatgccatcagt TTTCTCTCAAAAAGCATGTCCGACATCACTGTAGCAGAGAAAAGCCATTTGAATATGATAACTGTTGTAAAGCATTTGTTGAGGATTCAGACCTAAGAAAACAcctgaaaactcacacaaatgagaagccttacaagtgttctttttgtgggAAATGTTTTGCACACCTGTCCTATTTGAAAGAGCACCAGAAAATTCATACCTTTTCCGCAGTTCATATGTGCATTGAATGTGGGAAGACCTTTACTAGAGTCGCTGATTTGAAACCGCACCAAAGAATTCattctggagagaaaccttacaagtgctcacactgtaaaAAGAGTTTCGctcagtcacaaaacctgaaaatgcACGAGATAATTCATACTgaagaaaaaccttacaagtgctcacactgtgaaaagagatttAATcggtcacaaaacctgaaaagacACGAGAGAa TTCTTGATTACTCTGATTTGTCCTAA